A region of Candidatus Roizmanbacteria bacterium DNA encodes the following proteins:
- a CDS encoding phosphodiester glycosidase family protein: MTRLKLSVPKIHLPKNLKPIIFIVVIITLALSGGWQYYQTTTRFNNEIKTKDRKIHELETQLEKVGSDLFALKQEDQYVRNEKLQNELEQTNETFSAAVETYEELVQLKETAPKSSDKKIAEFEKSYAEILTFLSKLNYASAQANLASLNKSIIAERSEISSSFTIPSSVSVNNVPPSSGYSRQSVETSVGTYMVDIISADLNNTRVIVDTASESDCRDNCPVDSLGSYAARSGAFAGINGPYFCPASYPSCAGKANSFDTLLMNKNKYYFNSDNNVYSTVPAVIFSGNSGRFVGASQEWGRDTGVDSVIASQPLLTLNGNRVFGGDGEPKRSGKGSRSFIGTTGSTVYIGVVHNVSAAEMAHVLQTLGISSSLNLDSGGSTALWSSGRYIVGPGRNTPFGILLVSK, encoded by the coding sequence ATGACACGGCTAAAACTCTCTGTACCCAAAATACATCTGCCGAAAAATCTCAAACCTATTATTTTTATAGTAGTAATCATAACTCTTGCTTTAAGCGGAGGCTGGCAGTATTATCAGACAACTACCCGGTTTAACAACGAAATCAAAACAAAAGATAGAAAGATTCACGAACTCGAAACACAGCTTGAAAAAGTAGGTTCGGATCTTTTTGCTTTGAAACAAGAAGATCAGTATGTACGAAACGAAAAACTTCAAAATGAACTTGAGCAAACAAATGAAACCTTTTCAGCCGCAGTCGAAACATATGAGGAACTGGTTCAGTTGAAAGAAACCGCTCCAAAAAGTTCCGATAAGAAAATTGCGGAGTTCGAAAAATCATACGCTGAAATTTTAACATTCCTTTCAAAGCTTAACTACGCATCTGCTCAGGCAAATCTGGCATCACTGAACAAATCAATCATAGCGGAACGCTCAGAGATATCATCTTCCTTCACTATTCCTTCAAGTGTATCTGTTAATAATGTTCCGCCTTCATCAGGATACAGCCGTCAATCCGTTGAAACTTCCGTCGGCACCTATATGGTCGATATTATTTCTGCAGACCTGAACAACACAAGAGTGATTGTTGATACGGCCTCCGAGAGTGACTGCCGTGACAACTGTCCCGTTGATTCACTGGGAAGTTATGCAGCAAGAAGCGGAGCATTTGCAGGGATCAACGGCCCGTATTTCTGCCCTGCTTCCTATCCGAGCTGTGCCGGAAAAGCAAATTCTTTTGATACTCTTTTGATGAATAAAAATAAATATTACTTCAACTCCGACAATAATGTATACAGCACAGTGCCTGCCGTTATTTTTTCCGGGAATTCCGGACGGTTTGTGGGGGCTTCTCAGGAATGGGGCAGAGATACAGGAGTTGATTCTGTCATTGCCAGTCAGCCGCTTCTGACTCTGAACGGTAATCGGGTATTTGGCGGTGACGGAGAACCGAAACGGTCAGGAAAGGGATCAAGAAGTTTTATCGGCACGACAGGCAGTACCGTATATATCGGTGTCGTACATAATGTATCTGCTGCAGAGATGGCACATGTCCTCCAGACTCTCGGAATCTCAAGTTCACTCAATCTGGATAGTGGCGGCTCGACTGCCCTTTGGAGTTCCGGACGATATATCGTCGGCCCCGGAAGAAATACTCCCTTTGGGATACTTTTGGTTAGTAAGTAA
- the groL gene encoding chaperonin GroEL (60 kDa chaperone family; promotes refolding of misfolded polypeptides especially under stressful conditions; forms two stacked rings of heptamers to form a barrel-shaped 14mer; ends can be capped by GroES; misfolded proteins enter the barrel where they are refolded when GroES binds), protein MAKQVIFGDDARQKLVGGVNKLAKAVVTTLGPRGRNVALERKWGGPMVVHDGVTVAKDIELEDPFENMGAQMVKEAASKTNDVAGDGTTSSTLLAQAMVNHGMKNVTAGANPMILKRGMDTAVEAVIKEINKIKKEIPVNDVAQISQVATISAADEEIGKMIAEAIKKVGKDGVVTVEEGKGLQMESEHKEGMEFDRGYASPYFVTNPDRMEAEIEDPYILITDKKISTVQDMLPFLEKVVKVSKNIVIIADDVEGEALPTLVVNNLKGTFKALVVKAPGFGDRRKAMLEDIAILTGGTVISEDLGKKLENVDIEDLGRADKVWSDKENTRIVGGKGSKEALNARIAQIRKEIDSTTSDFDREKLQERLAKLSGGVVVIKVGAATEVEMKEKKERVNDAVAATKAALEEGIVAGGATTYLQARKAIKAVREKMGSEEEKTGADIIFKALGEPIRMLAQNSGMEPGRVMYQIEQKDDPEYGFDAVSRDFGSMFKKGIIDPAKVVRTAIQNAESVAAAILTTEALVADIPEKKEEPAGGAGMGGMGGGMPGMF, encoded by the coding sequence ATGGCAAAACAAGTTATTTTCGGAGATGATGCTCGACAAAAACTTGTCGGCGGAGTCAACAAACTCGCTAAAGCAGTTGTGACAACCCTTGGTCCCCGCGGACGCAATGTCGCACTTGAGCGAAAATGGGGCGGCCCGATGGTCGTTCATGACGGTGTCACCGTTGCTAAAGATATTGAATTAGAAGATCCTTTTGAGAATATGGGAGCACAGATGGTCAAGGAAGCAGCTTCCAAAACCAATGACGTTGCAGGAGACGGAACAACATCCTCAACTCTTCTTGCGCAGGCAATGGTCAACCACGGCATGAAAAACGTCACAGCCGGTGCAAATCCGATGATCCTCAAAAGAGGAATGGATACCGCAGTTGAAGCAGTGATTAAGGAAATCAATAAGATCAAAAAAGAAATTCCGGTAAACGACGTTGCTCAGATTTCACAGGTTGCAACCATCTCAGCAGCCGATGAAGAGATCGGAAAAATGATCGCAGAAGCAATCAAAAAGGTAGGTAAAGACGGAGTGGTCACTGTTGAAGAAGGAAAAGGCCTTCAGATGGAAAGTGAGCACAAAGAAGGTATGGAGTTTGACCGCGGATACGCATCTCCGTATTTTGTCACGAATCCAGACCGTATGGAAGCTGAGATCGAAGACCCATACATCCTGATTACTGATAAAAAAATCTCAACCGTTCAGGATATGCTTCCGTTCCTTGAGAAAGTCGTCAAGGTCTCAAAGAATATTGTCATCATCGCTGATGATGTCGAAGGTGAAGCTCTTCCGACACTTGTAGTCAATAATTTGAAAGGTACATTTAAAGCTCTTGTTGTCAAAGCACCGGGTTTCGGTGATCGACGCAAGGCAATGCTTGAGGATATTGCAATTCTGACCGGAGGAACCGTGATTTCGGAAGATCTCGGAAAGAAACTTGAGAATGTCGATATTGAAGATTTGGGTCGTGCGGACAAAGTCTGGTCTGATAAAGAAAACACCAGAATAGTCGGTGGAAAGGGCAGCAAAGAGGCTTTGAATGCACGAATTGCTCAGATCCGAAAAGAGATCGATTCTACAACTTCAGACTTCGATCGGGAAAAACTGCAGGAACGACTTGCCAAACTTTCAGGCGGCGTTGTCGTTATAAAGGTAGGTGCAGCAACCGAAGTTGAGATGAAGGAAAAGAAAGAGCGTGTAAATGATGCAGTCGCAGCGACAAAAGCAGCTCTTGAAGAAGGAATTGTAGCAGGAGGTGCAACAACATATCTTCAGGCACGAAAAGCCATCAAGGCAGTTCGTGAGAAAATGGGCTCTGAGGAAGAAAAGACCGGCGCAGACATCATCTTCAAAGCTCTCGGTGAACCGATCCGCATGCTTGCACAAAACAGCGGAATGGAACCCGGACGCGTCATGTATCAGATTGAGCAGAAAGATGATCCTGAATACGGATTTGATGCTGTCTCACGTGACTTTGGCTCAATGTTCAAGAAAGGAATTATTGATCCTGCCAAAGTAGTGCGAACTGCTATCCAGAATGCCGAATCAGTCGCAGCTGCTATCCTGACCACAGAAGCGCTTGTTGCGGATATTCCTGAAAAGAAGGAAGAACCCGCAGGAGGAGCCGGTATGGGAGGCATGGGCGGCGGAATGCCCGGCATGTTCTAA
- a CDS encoding co-chaperone GroES yields the protein MAAKTNIKPMFDYVLIKPLEREEVTASGIVLPDTVKEKPQMGEVMAIGPGTMNDDGKTLPMHVKVGQKVIYKKWGGDEVKVGQEEWLLTEQKNIMAVVA from the coding sequence ATGGCAGCTAAAACAAATATCAAACCGATGTTTGATTATGTCTTGATCAAGCCTCTGGAGCGTGAAGAGGTGACAGCATCAGGTATCGTGCTCCCGGATACCGTCAAAGAAAAACCTCAAATGGGAGAAGTTATGGCAATTGGTCCCGGAACAATGAATGATGACGGGAAAACCCTTCCGATGCATGTGAAAGTCGGACAGAAAGTCATTTACAAAAAATGGGGCGGCGATGAAGTCAAGGTCGGCCAAGAAGAATGGCTCTTGACAGAACAGAAAAATATTATGGCAGTTGTTGCCTGA
- a CDS encoding AAA family ATPase, with protein sequence MDNQAALSEITKLKTKLQSVQLPANLQQKALEQIERINLSLKFGGNLAHLDIIEKYIDWITALPWYAETKDVVDIAKAKASLDKNHYGLDRVKLRILEYLSIYKLQKEKLNASTIHTRPLFFVGLAGTGKTTFAISIAEALGRRLVRIPFGGLASARDLRGQSKISPESEPGKIIESLREVQVRNPVILLDELDRITPDARAEVMGVLLELLDPNQNQHFVDYFLDFPFDLSNVLFVATANNTNNIAPPVLDRLELIQMPSYTDDEKIEIGKTYILPKYMKAAGVEPNQLTIDDALWPDIVRPLGFEPGIRSLERLIETIVRKVAYKLVSGEGNNFYINANNIREFK encoded by the coding sequence ATGGATAACCAAGCGGCTTTATCGGAAATAACAAAGCTAAAAACAAAATTGCAATCTGTACAGCTTCCTGCTAATTTGCAGCAGAAGGCACTTGAACAGATAGAACGCATCAATCTTTCACTGAAATTCGGAGGAAATCTCGCCCATCTTGATATTATCGAAAAATACATTGATTGGATTACTGCATTGCCCTGGTATGCCGAAACAAAAGATGTTGTTGATATCGCAAAGGCAAAAGCCAGTCTTGATAAAAACCATTACGGCCTGGATCGGGTGAAACTCAGGATCCTTGAGTATCTCTCCATTTATAAACTTCAGAAGGAAAAGCTGAACGCAAGTACTATTCATACACGACCACTTTTTTTTGTGGGTTTGGCCGGTACCGGAAAAACTACATTCGCCATCTCTATCGCCGAAGCACTCGGCAGACGACTTGTCCGTATTCCTTTCGGCGGACTTGCATCGGCTCGGGATCTGAGAGGACAATCCAAAATATCTCCCGAATCGGAACCCGGGAAAATTATTGAGTCTCTCCGGGAAGTACAGGTGAGAAATCCCGTCATACTTTTGGATGAGCTGGACCGTATCACACCGGATGCCCGGGCTGAAGTGATGGGAGTTCTGCTTGAACTTCTTGACCCGAATCAGAATCAGCATTTTGTCGATTACTTTTTGGATTTTCCTTTTGACCTGTCAAATGTCCTGTTTGTCGCAACTGCCAATAACACAAACAATATTGCCCCTCCTGTACTCGACCGTCTTGAACTGATCCAGATGCCTTCATACACCGACGATGAAAAAATTGAAATCGGCAAAACGTATATCTTACCAAAGTATATGAAAGCGGCCGGAGTAGAACCAAATCAGCTGACGATTGACGATGCGCTTTGGCCCGATATTGTCAGACCGCTTGGATTTGAACCCGGAATCCGAAGTTTGGAAAGATTAATTGAAACAATAGTCCGCAAAGTAGCCTACAAACTTGTTTCAGGTGAAGGAAACAATTTCTACATCAACGCAAATAATATACGGGAGTTCAAGTAA
- a CDS encoding serine hydrolase family protein, with protein sequence MHVIILHGIESHAGDHWERWLAHELEERKHTVHMPELPNPAHPDRFEWLGNVKDFLEGVPSGNLLMIGHSLGVVTALDFIEQSDNKVHGLISVSGFAEDYGSELNGYFMRQKELDFTAVNNQLAKAFVLYGDDDPYVPQETLGKLATFLDVTPEIIVKGGHLNTQAGYTEFPLLLDLVKKFEKKKS encoded by the coding sequence ATGCACGTCATCATCCTACACGGAATAGAGTCACATGCAGGCGATCACTGGGAACGCTGGCTCGCACACGAGCTTGAAGAGAGGAAACATACGGTACATATGCCTGAACTTCCCAATCCTGCTCATCCGGACCGGTTTGAGTGGCTCGGCAATGTCAAAGATTTTCTTGAAGGAGTGCCTTCAGGCAATCTGCTTATGATTGGCCATTCACTCGGTGTAGTCACTGCGCTGGACTTTATTGAACAGTCAGATAATAAAGTGCATGGCCTGATTTCCGTATCGGGTTTTGCCGAAGATTACGGCTCAGAACTGAACGGGTATTTTATGAGGCAGAAAGAACTGGATTTTACTGCCGTTAATAATCAACTTGCAAAAGCGTTTGTTTTGTACGGTGATGATGATCCGTATGTTCCCCAGGAAACGTTGGGGAAGCTGGCAACATTTCTTGATGTTACACCAGAAATCATCGTAAAAGGAGGACATCTGAATACACAAGCAGGATATACAGAATTTCCGCTACTTTTAGATCTGGTAAAAAAATTTGAAAAGAAAAAATCATGA
- a CDS encoding RNA-binding protein — protein MDQNNKIFVGNLPWSIKNDQLRDLFAQFGEIVEAIVIEERRTGRSKGFGFVTFTTPEAADAAAQEMHGKEVEGRNIVVNKARPREERPQRDFNNE, from the coding sequence ATGGATCAAAACAACAAAATTTTCGTAGGAAATCTTCCTTGGTCAATAAAAAACGATCAGCTTCGTGACCTTTTTGCACAATTCGGCGAAATCGTCGAAGCAATCGTTATCGAGGAAAGACGCACCGGTCGCTCAAAGGGCTTTGGTTTTGTAACATTTACAACACCGGAAGCAGCTGATGCAGCCGCACAGGAAATGCATGGTAAGGAAGTCGAAGGTAGAAATATCGTCGTCAACAAAGCACGACCTCGTGAGGAAAGACCACAGCGTGACTTCAACAACGAATAA
- a CDS encoding DNA starvation/stationary phase protection protein has translation MATTELAQPLKNLLADSYILMLKTQNYHWNVTGIHFHALHEMFQTQYEDLFTAVDEIAERLRAIGVKSPGTFDEFRSLSEIDSEDVKKESKEMLVSLKNDHMKLTKTAKKLIEVAQEAKDDPTMDLAIGRLQTHEKHIWMLSSSLE, from the coding sequence ATGGCTACTACCGAACTCGCTCAACCGCTTAAAAACCTTCTTGCAGACTCCTATATCCTGATGCTGAAGACCCAAAATTATCACTGGAATGTGACGGGAATTCATTTTCATGCACTTCATGAGATGTTTCAAACTCAGTACGAAGATCTGTTTACGGCAGTTGATGAAATTGCCGAGAGACTTCGGGCTATTGGAGTCAAATCTCCGGGTACTTTTGACGAATTCCGGTCATTATCCGAGATTGACTCGGAAGATGTCAAAAAGGAAAGTAAAGAAATGCTCGTTTCACTGAAAAATGATCATATGAAACTTACGAAAACAGCCAAAAAACTTATTGAAGTTGCCCAGGAAGCAAAAGATGATCCCACCATGGATCTTGCTATCGGGAGACTCCAGACGCATGAAAAGCATATCTGGATGCTCAGCAGTTCACTTGAATGA
- a CDS encoding LysM peptidoglycan-binding domain-containing protein: MNKKKTNARHLKHPFHVSFLTLFPILLLTTILLFGTALWKATTDLKIIGRGLRTDIQEPQIRDQLVMYRVQQDDTLESIAETFEITVDTIKWANTIPETGIAVNMILSIPPVSGVIHEVESGETTEEIAFKYNADPQTIKDFPYNVFADNEKTIPVPGQLLMVPGGRKAEEKEDVLGEFFKRLGF; this comes from the coding sequence ATGAACAAGAAGAAAACGAATGCCAGACATCTGAAGCATCCTTTTCATGTCTCCTTTTTAACGTTGTTCCCCATTCTTTTGCTTACCACGATATTGCTTTTCGGTACGGCACTTTGGAAGGCTACAACTGATCTTAAAATCATCGGACGCGGTTTAAGAACCGATATTCAGGAGCCTCAGATTCGTGATCAACTTGTGATGTATCGGGTACAGCAGGATGACACTTTGGAAAGTATTGCCGAAACGTTTGAAATAACGGTAGATACAATAAAATGGGCAAATACAATACCTGAAACCGGGATAGCGGTAAATATGATCCTGAGTATCCCTCCCGTATCAGGTGTAATACATGAGGTAGAAAGCGGTGAAACCACGGAGGAAATTGCATTTAAGTACAACGCAGACCCCCAAACGATTAAGGATTTCCCCTACAATGTCTTTGCCGACAATGAAAAAACGATCCCCGTTCCGGGTCAGCTACTGATGGTTCCCGGAGGAAGAAAAGCGGAAGAAAAAGAAGATGTGCTCGGTGAATTTTTTAAGAGATTAGGGTTTTAG